A stretch of the Pseudanabaena sp. FACHB-2040 genome encodes the following:
- a CDS encoding M12 family metallo-peptidase: MTTESYPALFVDVPAETEEGVSDADILGPFGVRARLVQLTSAAFEDVERINLNLFPSKTMHRMRFSASGGEQPTDLVAILERGNEEGGASVRLGTLEDDPDSTLSIVAVDNIVSLTLSSPRYGLFEATVFNEQERIYVLRELNEDELPDCGVGQDREIDNLKQGNDASEKREYREVEEEVEEEVEEEVEEEVEESEIDINLLVVYTTTARESIGGNAAMRARIAEAVARCNEVLSKSALDSIHIKLVHTEELSSYRELSGGLEDFTTMLNQLVAGTATGLTDLHALRNRVRADMVSLFVANSNLGGLANIMQKDEVSNVFAREAYSVVSYSLSTTSWSLIHELGHNFGCCHDVDDKSITGVREYAIGHSFTADTKRWTTVMVRKSVKGARIGYFSNPNVNYKGVATGVAGKRDNARAIRITAATIAAFR, encoded by the coding sequence ATGACGACTGAAAGTTATCCGGCTCTTTTTGTGGATGTTCCGGCAGAAACAGAAGAAGGCGTGAGTGATGCTGACATACTTGGTCCATTCGGCGTACGTGCCCGTCTGGTGCAGCTAACATCCGCAGCTTTTGAAGATGTCGAGCGAATCAACCTCAATCTTTTCCCGAGCAAGACGATGCACCGCATGCGCTTTTCGGCATCTGGCGGTGAACAACCGACTGATCTCGTTGCCATTCTGGAGCGTGGAAACGAAGAAGGCGGCGCGTCCGTTCGTCTGGGTACATTGGAAGATGATCCTGATAGCACTCTTTCGATCGTGGCGGTAGACAATATTGTCTCTCTCACTCTGTCGTCTCCCCGATATGGGTTGTTTGAGGCAACGGTGTTCAATGAGCAAGAGCGCATATACGTCCTCCGCGAACTTAACGAAGACGAACTGCCTGATTGCGGCGTCGGGCAAGACCGGGAGATTGATAATTTAAAGCAAGGCAATGATGCAAGCGAGAAGCGCGAGTATCGTGAGGTCGAAGAAGAGGTCGAAGAAGAGGTCGAAGAAGAAGTCGAAGAAGAAGTCGAAGAAAGCGAGATAGACATTAATCTTCTCGTCGTATATACGACCACGGCTCGGGAGTCCATTGGCGGCAATGCGGCAATGCGTGCAAGGATAGCGGAGGCAGTGGCACGATGCAACGAAGTGCTTAGCAAGAGCGCTCTGGATAGTATTCACATTAAGCTCGTACATACTGAGGAGTTGTCAAGCTACCGTGAGTTGTCTGGTGGTCTTGAAGATTTTACGACAATGCTCAACCAATTGGTGGCTGGAACAGCGACGGGTCTCACAGACCTGCATGCACTTCGCAACCGTGTCCGTGCTGATATGGTCAGTTTGTTTGTAGCAAACAGCAACCTTGGTGGCTTGGCTAACATCATGCAAAAAGATGAGGTATCCAATGTCTTTGCACGTGAAGCTTACAGCGTTGTTAGCTACAGCCTATCCACTACTAGCTGGTCACTAATCCACGAGCTTGGACATAATTTTGGATGCTGCCATGACGTAGATGACAAATCAATTACGGGGGTTCGTGAGTATGCAATAGGGCATTCGTTCACTGCTGACACGAAAAGATGGACAACTGTGATGGTGCGGAAGTCCGTGAAGGGCGCTCGCATTGGATATTTCTCCAATCCCAACGTCAATTACAAGGGTGTGGCGACGGGAGTAGCCGGGAAGCGAGACAATGCACGTGCGATACGTATAACCGCTGCGACCATAGCTGCGTTTCGCTAA